From a region of the Notolabrus celidotus isolate fNotCel1 chromosome 14, fNotCel1.pri, whole genome shotgun sequence genome:
- the crybb1l3 gene encoding crystallin, beta B1, like 3, producing the protein MSHSGAQGSIGSHSAIGLRNQKIYLFEFENFQGRRMDLFGECRNLCEKGFNKIGSIRVESGPWVGYEQQNMTGEMFILEKGEYPRWDTWSNSYRCDRMMSVRPVRMDAQDHKICLYECPNFEGRKMEVCDEDIPSLWSYGFQDRVASLQVTGGTWVGYQYPGYRGFQYILEMGPFKHWNEWGAHHPQIQSIRRVRDMQTHRRGCFEMNA; encoded by the exons ATGTCTCACTCAGGTGCTCAGGGCAGCATTGGCAGCCACTCTGCCATTGGTCTGCGCAATCAAAAG ATATACCTCTTCGAATTTGAGAACTTCCAAGGCCGTAGAATGGACCTGTTCGGCGAGTGCCGTAACCTGTGTGAGAAGGGTTTCAACAAAATCGGCTCCATCAGGGTAGAGAGTGGACC CTGGGTGGGTTACGAGCAGCAGAACATGACCGGTGAGATGTTCATCCTGGAGAAGGGAGAGTATCCCCGCTGGGACACCTGGTCCAACAGCTACAGGTGTGACCGCATGATGTCAGTCAGGCCTGTGCGTATG GATGCCCAGGACCACAAGATCTGCCTGTATGAGTGTCCAAACTTCGAGGGTCGTAAGATGGAGGTGTGTGATGAGGATATTCCAAGCCTGTGGTCTTACGGTTTCCAGGATCGTGTCGCCAGCCTTCAGGTCACTGGTGGAAC CTGGGTGGGCTACCAGTACCCAGGCTACCGTGGCTTCCAGTACATTTTGGAAATGGGCCCCTTCAAGCACTGGAATGAGTGGGGAGCCCACCACCCCCAGATCCAGTCCATCCGCAGGGTAAGGGACATGCAGACGCATCGCAGGGGCTGCTTTGAGATGAACGCATAG
- the cryba1a gene encoding crystallin, beta A1a → MALNDPNPLGPWKVTVYDKENYQGKRQEFTSSCQNVMECGIDNVRSLKVECGAWAGYEHSSFCGQQFVLERGEYPRWESWSGSNAYHIERMMSFRPICSANHKESKMVLFEWENFMGRKWEINDDYPSLQAMGWGNHELGSMQVQSGAWVCYQYPGYRGFQYILECDRHGGEYKHYGEWGSHAQSSQVQSLRRIQQ, encoded by the exons ATGGCTCTAAATGATCCTAACCCACTGGGACCATGGAAG GTCACAGTATATGACAAGGAGAACTACCAGGGCAAGCGGCAGGAGTTTACCTCATCATGCCAGAACGTCATGGAGTGTGGGATCGACAACGTCCGCTCCTTGAAAGTAGAGTGTGGAGC CTGGGCAGGATATGAGCACTCCAGCTTCTGTGGACAGCAGTTTGTGTTGGAGCGGGGAGAGTATCCACGCTGGGAGTCGTGGAGCGGCAGCAACGCCTACCACATTGAGAGGATGATGTCTTTCCGCCCCATCTGCTCCGCT AACCATAAAGAGTCCAAGATGGTATTGTTTGAATGGGAGAACTTCATGGGACGCAAGTGGGAGATCAACGATGACTACCCCTCTCTGCAGGCCATGGGATGGGGCAACCACGAGCTTGGATCCATGCAGGTTCAGAGCGGCGC cTGGGTGTGCTACCAGTATCCAGGTTACCGTGGTTTCCAGTACATCCTGGAGTGTGATCGTCATGGCGGCGAGTACAAACATTACGGAGAGTGGGGCTCCCATGCTCAGTCCTCCCAAGTGCAGTCCCTGCGTCGGATCCAGCAATGA